A window of Clavibacter michiganensis contains these coding sequences:
- a CDS encoding ABC transporter permease, which translates to MTAVERRARAGAAGPEEPATAAAWLNDGWIATRRNLIKIKRLPDILVFTLIQPIMFVLLFSFVYAGAIDIPGSDYKEFIMAGIFAQTVVFGSTYSGSAMANDLKDGIIDRFRTLPMSPSAVLVGRTNGDLLINVFSMVVMLATGFVVGWRVRSSLLEALAGVALLLLFAYALSWVMAFLGMSVRSPEVINNASFLVLFPLTFISNAFVPSDSLPTPLRVFAEYNPVSSVVLAARQLFGNVPAGTPVPDAWTLQNPVATTLIWAGVLLVVAVPLAVRKYRTISTR; encoded by the coding sequence GTGACCGCCGTCGAGCGCCGCGCCCGCGCGGGGGCCGCCGGTCCCGAGGAGCCCGCCACGGCGGCCGCATGGCTGAACGACGGCTGGATCGCCACGCGCCGCAACCTCATCAAGATCAAGCGGCTGCCGGACATCCTCGTCTTCACGCTGATCCAGCCGATCATGTTCGTGCTGCTGTTCAGCTTCGTCTACGCGGGCGCCATCGACATCCCGGGCAGCGACTACAAGGAGTTCATCATGGCGGGCATCTTCGCCCAGACGGTGGTCTTCGGGTCGACCTACTCCGGCTCGGCGATGGCGAACGACCTCAAGGACGGGATCATCGACCGGTTCCGGACCCTGCCGATGAGCCCGTCGGCCGTTCTCGTGGGTCGGACCAACGGGGACCTCCTCATCAACGTCTTCTCCATGGTGGTGATGCTCGCGACCGGCTTCGTGGTGGGCTGGCGCGTGCGCTCCAGCCTCCTGGAGGCGCTGGCCGGCGTGGCCCTGCTGCTGCTGTTCGCGTACGCGCTGTCGTGGGTGATGGCGTTCCTCGGGATGAGCGTGCGCAGCCCGGAGGTGATCAACAACGCCTCGTTCCTGGTGCTGTTCCCGCTCACGTTCATCAGCAACGCGTTCGTGCCGAGCGACTCCCTGCCGACGCCGCTGCGGGTGTTCGCCGAGTACAACCCGGTCTCCTCGGTCGTGCTGGCCGCGCGCCAGCTGTTCGGCAACGTGCCCGCGGGCACGCCGGTCCCCGACGCGTGGACCCTGCAGAACCCGGTGGCGACGACGCTCATCTGGGCGGGGGTGCTGCTCGTGGTGGCTGTGCCGCTGGCCGTGCGGAAGTACCGGACCATCAGCACGCGCTGA
- a CDS encoding Nramp family divalent metal transporter has product MTRTAPERARARRPVSGPRLVLLLGPAFVAAIAYVDPGNVAANLTAGARYGYLLVWVLVAANLIAVLVQYQSAKLGLVTGRSLPELLGQRLPTTRRRAFWVQAELIAAATDVAEVIGGAIALHLLFGIPLVAGGVIVGLVSIGLLAVQSRHGQRPFELVIGALLLVITVGFLTGLVVSPLSGSGIAGGLVPRFDGPDSVLLAASMLGATVMPHAVYLHSSLSRDRHGVQRDPGVLKRLLTATRWDVITALAVAGAVNISMLLIAAASLGGVPGTDSIEGAHAAITASLGPVVGVVFAVGLLASGLASTSVGAYAGAAIMGGLLHVKVPLLARRVVTLIPALAILAIGVDPTTALVISQVVLSLGIPFALVPLIRLTGDRRVMGEHVDRPLTRIAAWVAVSLVVVLNVALVVLTFTG; this is encoded by the coding sequence ATGACCCGCACCGCCCCCGAGCGCGCCCGCGCGCGCCGGCCCGTCTCGGGCCCGCGGCTCGTGCTCCTGCTGGGGCCGGCGTTCGTCGCGGCCATCGCGTACGTGGATCCCGGCAACGTCGCCGCGAACCTCACCGCGGGCGCGCGCTACGGCTACCTGCTGGTGTGGGTGCTCGTCGCCGCGAACCTCATCGCCGTGCTCGTGCAGTACCAGTCGGCGAAGCTCGGGCTCGTCACGGGCCGCAGCCTGCCGGAGCTGCTCGGCCAGCGGCTGCCGACCACGCGCCGCCGCGCGTTCTGGGTGCAGGCCGAGCTCATCGCCGCGGCGACCGACGTCGCGGAGGTCATCGGCGGGGCGATCGCGCTGCACCTGCTGTTCGGGATCCCGCTCGTCGCGGGCGGCGTGATCGTCGGCCTCGTCTCCATCGGCCTCCTCGCCGTGCAGTCGCGGCACGGGCAGCGGCCGTTCGAGCTCGTGATCGGCGCGCTCCTCCTCGTGATCACCGTCGGCTTCCTCACCGGCCTCGTCGTGAGCCCGCTGTCGGGATCCGGCATCGCCGGCGGGCTCGTGCCCCGCTTCGACGGGCCGGACAGCGTGCTGCTCGCCGCGAGCATGCTCGGCGCGACCGTCATGCCGCACGCCGTCTACCTCCACTCCTCCCTCAGCCGCGACCGGCACGGCGTGCAGAGGGACCCGGGCGTGCTGAAGCGGCTCCTCACCGCGACGCGCTGGGACGTGATCACCGCCCTCGCCGTGGCCGGCGCCGTCAACATCTCCATGCTCCTCATCGCGGCCGCGAGCCTCGGCGGCGTGCCGGGCACCGACTCGATCGAGGGCGCGCACGCGGCCATCACGGCGTCGCTCGGTCCGGTCGTCGGCGTGGTGTTCGCGGTCGGGCTGCTCGCGTCGGGGCTCGCGTCGACCTCGGTGGGCGCCTACGCGGGCGCGGCGATCATGGGCGGCCTGCTGCACGTGAAGGTGCCGCTGCTCGCGCGGCGCGTGGTGACGCTGATCCCGGCGCTCGCGATCCTCGCGATCGGCGTCGACCCGACCACGGCGCTCGTGATCAGCCAGGTCGTGCTGAGCCTCGGGATCCCGTTCGCGCTCGTCCCGCTGATCCGCCTGACGGGCGACCGGCGCGTGATGGGCGAGCACGTCGACCGACCGCTCACGCGCATCGCGGCATGGGTAGCGGTGTCGCTCGTGGTGGTGCTGAACGTCGCGCTCGTCGTGCTGACCTTCACGGGCTGA
- a CDS encoding aldo/keto reductase, translating to MQYRKLGNSGAVVSTYALGTMTFGAEADEETSGRILEAYVAGGGTFIDTADVYTSGVSEEIVGRWLAAHPTEADQLVVATKGRFPMGEGNNDVGTSRRHLTRALDDSLRRLGVDTIDLYQMHAWDAVTPLEETLRFLDDAVRAGKISYYGFSNYLGWQLTKAVGLAKALGYTPPVTLQPQYSLLVREIESEIVPASLDAGIGLLPWSPLAGGWLTGKYRRDETPTGATRLGEDPERGMEAFTPRNGQERTWAILDEVRRIADAHGSSSARVSLAWLEAQPAVTSVILGARTVEQLEDNMASADLELTADEIASLSAVSAPVVSDYPYGPAGVQQRHRAIDVRG from the coding sequence ATGCAGTACCGGAAACTCGGGAACAGCGGCGCGGTCGTCTCGACATACGCGCTCGGCACCATGACCTTCGGCGCGGAGGCGGACGAGGAGACCTCGGGGCGCATCCTCGAGGCGTACGTCGCCGGCGGCGGCACGTTCATCGACACGGCGGACGTCTACACGTCGGGCGTCTCCGAGGAAATCGTCGGCCGCTGGCTCGCGGCGCACCCGACCGAGGCTGACCAGCTCGTCGTCGCCACGAAGGGCCGCTTCCCGATGGGGGAGGGCAACAACGACGTCGGCACCTCGCGCCGCCACCTGACCCGTGCGCTCGACGACTCGCTGCGCCGCCTCGGCGTCGACACGATCGACCTGTACCAGATGCACGCGTGGGACGCCGTGACCCCGCTCGAGGAGACCCTGCGCTTCCTCGACGACGCGGTGCGCGCCGGCAAGATCTCGTACTACGGCTTCTCGAACTACCTCGGCTGGCAGCTGACGAAGGCCGTGGGGCTCGCCAAGGCCCTCGGGTACACGCCGCCCGTCACGCTGCAGCCGCAGTACTCGCTGCTCGTGCGCGAGATCGAGTCGGAGATCGTGCCTGCCTCGCTGGATGCGGGCATCGGCCTGCTGCCGTGGTCGCCCCTCGCGGGCGGCTGGCTCACGGGCAAGTACCGCCGCGACGAGACGCCCACCGGCGCGACCCGCCTCGGCGAGGACCCGGAGCGCGGCATGGAGGCGTTCACGCCGCGGAACGGCCAGGAGCGCACGTGGGCGATCCTCGACGAGGTGCGCCGCATCGCCGACGCGCACGGATCCAGCTCCGCCCGCGTCTCGCTCGCGTGGCTCGAGGCGCAGCCGGCGGTGACCAGCGTGATCCTCGGCGCCCGCACCGTCGAGCAGCTCGAGGACAACATGGCCTCCGCCGACCTCGAGCTCACGGCCGACGAGATCGCGTCGCTCAGCGCGGTGAGCGCGCCCGTGGTGTCCGACTACCCGTACGGCCCGGCCGGCGTGCAGCAGCGCCACCGCGCGATCGACGTGCGCGGCTGA
- a CDS encoding S8 family serine peptidase: MFVIPRSPRLRSESDRASSLRRATASVAATALVAAGLVTFGAAGAMAAPAPTVATPASALEDGRYIVTLADDAAATYRGGVDGLPATQARSGAQLDAKAGPVVAYTDYLEDQQEDVAASVGADIEYSYSLTVNGFSADLTAEQASKLSGDREVASVEPDRIYHPTSTPAADFLGLTGADGVWAKTGGQEEAGEGAVIGVIDTGIAPENPAFAGEPLGTTAGAEPYRDGSAIAYAKGDGTTFRGACQTGEQFTAADCSTKIVGARYFVTGFGQENIGTAATGEYVSPRDGDGHGSHTASTAAGEADVTATIDGNDLGEISGVAPASKIAAYKVCWSGPDPAVQTDDGCAGADLVAAIEQATKDGVDVINYSIGGGSARTTFSATDSAFLGAASAGIFVAASAGNSGPGASTLDNASPWITTVAASTVAGNFEATAQLGDGQAFAGSSITVTEPVTGSFVTAASVAAAGATTPALCGPGVLDPAKTAGKIVLCERGTFDRVAKSAEVERAGGIGMVLVNPTPNSVDADTHSVPTVHLDADVYAAVSAYAATPGATVTLVPDNTTGVSAPTPQVAGFSSRGPVLADGSDILKPDVTAPGVSIIAATNNAEGEDPTFALLSGTSMAAPHVAGLALLYLGEHPKATPAEIKSAMMTTAYDTVDEDGGKVTDPFTQGAGHVDARRYLDPGLLYLNDRADWLAYLAATGYASGIDPVDPSELNLASIAIGALTGSETVTREVTSTRAGSYTASVQGLAGVTAEVTPKTLEFTEAGQTKSYEVAFTRTTADIDAYATGSLTWTDGDTTVRSPIAVNPVSIAAPDEVQGKGITGSVDVTVTPGTTGPIALTAEGLTAGRVYSNPKDASSPISGTGPAKAELQYATTVPAGQLATRIDLDSADDKADLDLSVFRLEGGEPVEQFDSATESADESVTIETPEAGDYVVVVSIFSIPAGATTQDFTVTQFDLSESTDEGAFTVSPNPLDAVQSQPITYTASWSGLAPETAYLGRVAYAGTEALTYVRVESGAIPAPAATAPPVITGTPTAGQTLTASPGTWDQEGLKFSYQWFADGKALAGQTRATYKVSPSVAGKSITVVVTAKPATGPTGTATSEAVVIKLASTVTVSVKPPVLTSAQKAVVTVKVDSAAKAAPTGTVTVKVGADSFEVALDAAGTGRVELPAYAKGRYTVTATYAGDAANAAKASSPKYLYVSR; the protein is encoded by the coding sequence GTGTTCGTGATCCCACGCTCCCCCCGGCTCCGCTCGGAGTCCGACCGCGCATCATCCCTGCGCAGGGCGACGGCCTCCGTCGCCGCCACCGCCCTCGTCGCCGCCGGCCTCGTCACCTTCGGAGCAGCAGGGGCCATGGCGGCCCCGGCGCCGACCGTGGCGACGCCGGCATCGGCGCTCGAGGACGGCCGCTACATCGTCACCCTCGCGGACGACGCCGCCGCGACCTACAGGGGCGGGGTCGACGGGCTCCCCGCGACCCAGGCCCGGTCGGGCGCGCAGCTCGACGCGAAGGCCGGTCCGGTCGTCGCCTACACCGACTACCTCGAGGACCAGCAGGAGGATGTGGCCGCCAGCGTCGGCGCCGACATCGAGTACTCCTACTCCCTCACGGTCAACGGCTTCTCCGCCGACCTCACGGCCGAGCAGGCGTCGAAGCTCTCCGGCGACCGGGAGGTCGCCTCCGTGGAGCCCGACCGGATCTACCACCCCACGTCCACTCCGGCGGCCGACTTCCTCGGGCTCACGGGCGCCGACGGCGTCTGGGCGAAGACGGGCGGTCAGGAGGAGGCGGGCGAGGGCGCGGTCATCGGCGTCATCGACACCGGCATCGCTCCCGAGAACCCCGCGTTCGCGGGCGAGCCGCTCGGCACGACGGCGGGCGCCGAGCCGTACCGCGACGGATCCGCGATCGCGTACGCCAAGGGCGACGGCACCACCTTCCGGGGCGCGTGCCAGACCGGCGAGCAGTTCACGGCGGCCGACTGCTCCACGAAGATCGTGGGCGCGCGCTACTTCGTGACGGGCTTCGGCCAGGAGAACATCGGCACGGCTGCGACGGGCGAGTACGTCTCCCCGCGCGACGGCGACGGCCACGGCTCGCACACCGCATCCACCGCCGCCGGCGAGGCGGACGTGACGGCCACCATCGACGGCAACGACCTCGGGGAGATCTCGGGCGTCGCGCCCGCCTCCAAGATCGCGGCCTACAAGGTCTGCTGGTCGGGTCCTGACCCGGCCGTGCAGACGGACGACGGCTGCGCGGGAGCGGACCTCGTCGCCGCCATCGAGCAGGCCACGAAGGACGGCGTCGACGTCATCAACTACTCCATCGGCGGCGGATCCGCGCGCACCACGTTCTCCGCGACCGACAGCGCGTTCCTCGGCGCGGCCAGCGCGGGCATCTTCGTGGCGGCCTCCGCGGGCAACTCCGGCCCCGGCGCGTCGACCCTCGACAACGCGTCGCCGTGGATCACCACGGTCGCCGCGAGCACGGTCGCGGGCAACTTCGAGGCCACGGCCCAGCTCGGCGACGGGCAGGCCTTCGCCGGATCGTCCATCACGGTCACGGAGCCCGTCACGGGCTCGTTCGTCACGGCGGCGTCCGTCGCGGCGGCCGGAGCCACCACTCCGGCCCTCTGCGGGCCCGGCGTGCTGGATCCCGCGAAGACGGCCGGCAAGATCGTGCTGTGCGAGCGCGGCACGTTCGACCGGGTCGCGAAGTCGGCCGAGGTCGAGCGCGCGGGCGGCATCGGCATGGTGCTGGTCAACCCGACGCCGAACTCGGTCGACGCCGACACGCACTCCGTGCCGACCGTCCACCTCGACGCCGACGTCTACGCGGCCGTCTCCGCCTACGCGGCGACGCCCGGCGCGACCGTCACGCTGGTGCCCGACAACACGACGGGCGTCTCCGCCCCGACGCCCCAGGTCGCGGGCTTCAGCTCGCGCGGCCCGGTGCTCGCGGACGGCAGCGACATCCTGAAGCCCGACGTCACGGCGCCCGGCGTCTCGATCATCGCGGCGACCAACAACGCCGAGGGCGAGGATCCGACCTTCGCGCTCCTCTCCGGCACCTCGATGGCGGCCCCGCACGTGGCCGGCCTCGCGCTGCTGTACCTCGGCGAGCACCCGAAGGCGACGCCCGCCGAGATCAAGTCGGCGATGATGACCACCGCGTACGACACGGTGGACGAGGACGGCGGGAAGGTCACGGATCCGTTCACCCAGGGTGCCGGCCACGTCGACGCGCGCCGGTACCTCGACCCCGGCCTGCTGTACCTCAACGACCGCGCCGACTGGCTCGCGTACCTCGCGGCCACCGGCTACGCGTCGGGCATCGACCCGGTCGACCCGTCGGAGCTCAACCTGGCGAGCATCGCGATCGGCGCCCTCACCGGCTCCGAGACCGTGACGCGCGAGGTCACGTCCACGCGCGCCGGGTCCTACACGGCGAGCGTGCAGGGCCTCGCGGGCGTCACGGCCGAGGTGACCCCGAAGACGCTCGAGTTCACCGAGGCGGGGCAGACGAAGTCGTACGAGGTCGCGTTCACGCGCACCACGGCCGACATCGACGCCTACGCCACCGGATCCCTCACCTGGACCGACGGCGACACCACGGTGCGCAGCCCGATCGCGGTGAACCCGGTCTCCATCGCCGCGCCGGACGAGGTGCAGGGGAAGGGGATCACGGGATCCGTCGACGTGACCGTGACGCCCGGCACCACCGGGCCGATCGCGCTCACCGCGGAGGGCCTGACCGCCGGCCGCGTGTACTCGAACCCGAAGGACGCGTCCTCGCCCATCTCGGGCACGGGTCCGGCCAAGGCGGAGCTCCAGTACGCGACCACCGTCCCGGCCGGCCAGCTGGCGACCCGGATCGACCTCGACTCGGCCGACGACAAGGCCGACCTCGACCTCTCGGTGTTCCGCCTCGAGGGCGGGGAGCCGGTCGAGCAGTTCGACTCGGCGACGGAGTCCGCAGACGAGTCCGTGACCATCGAGACCCCGGAGGCCGGCGACTACGTCGTGGTCGTGTCCATCTTCTCGATCCCCGCGGGCGCGACCACGCAGGACTTCACCGTCACGCAGTTCGACCTGTCCGAGTCGACGGACGAGGGCGCCTTCACGGTGTCCCCGAACCCGCTCGACGCGGTGCAGAGCCAGCCGATCACGTACACGGCGTCGTGGAGCGGGCTCGCGCCCGAGACCGCGTACCTCGGACGGGTCGCCTACGCGGGTACGGAGGCGCTGACCTACGTGCGCGTCGAGTCGGGCGCGATCCCGGCGCCGGCGGCGACAGCGCCGCCCGTGATCACCGGCACGCCCACCGCCGGCCAGACGCTCACAGCGTCACCCGGCACGTGGGACCAGGAGGGCCTGAAGTTCTCCTACCAGTGGTTCGCGGACGGGAAGGCGCTCGCCGGCCAGACGCGCGCGACCTACAAGGTCTCGCCGTCGGTCGCGGGCAAGTCGATCACCGTCGTCGTGACGGCGAAGCCGGCCACGGGACCCACGGGCACCGCGACCAGCGAGGCCGTCGTGATCAAGCTCGCGAGCACCGTGACGGTGAGCGTCAAGCCGCCCGTGCTCACGAGCGCGCAGAAGGCCGTCGTCACGGTCAAGGTCGACAGCGCGGCGAAGGCGGCGCCCACGGGCACCGTCACCGTGAAGGTCGGCGCGGACTCGTTCGAGGTCGCGCTGGACGCGGCGGGCACCGGCCGCGTGGAGCTGCCGGCGTACGCGAAGGGCCGGTACACCGTGACCGCGACCTACGCGGGCGACGCCGCCAACGCGGCGAAGGCCAGCTCGCCGAAGTACCTCTACGTGAGCCGCTGA
- a CDS encoding MFS transporter: MTNTSPIFLPDLERAERAGRRRPRPGVDPSFRFPWVGILTLAACVFLSVTSEMLPTGLLSEMSGDLGVEESRVGLLVSVFAVAVVVSSAPLAALTRRVPRHALLLAVLAVFATSNLLTALAPTFELVTATRVLGGLAHGLFWAVVGAYSAHLVPPALIGRAVALTVGGGSLAFVLGVPVGTAAGQAFGWRAAFAGIGVLTLLGIVLVWRFLPAVGRPERAAPVDAPSGGRVGIRQRMAGQGLGGVLLVCLTAMVIMIGHYGFYTYVDPFVTRVMGIPEQQLSAMLFGYGIAGAVGLLVAGTVFASRPQLGVLAGLAAAAAGVSALAFVPGLWAVAIPGFLLWGLAFGAIPTLLQTRMLHAAHPSFRDTASSFYTTAFNVGIGGGALVGGALLDGLGIASLPGAFLAVMAVAVVLVIGSAGRAARGRAAAARAAA, translated from the coding sequence ATGACGAACACCTCCCCCATCTTCCTGCCCGACCTCGAGCGCGCCGAGCGTGCCGGACGCCGCCGACCGCGACCGGGCGTCGACCCGTCCTTCCGCTTCCCCTGGGTCGGGATCCTCACGCTCGCCGCGTGCGTGTTCCTCAGCGTCACGAGCGAGATGCTGCCCACGGGCCTCCTCAGCGAGATGAGCGGCGACCTCGGCGTCGAGGAGTCGCGCGTCGGCCTCCTCGTCTCCGTGTTCGCGGTCGCGGTGGTCGTCTCCAGCGCGCCGCTCGCGGCCCTCACCCGACGGGTCCCGCGGCACGCGCTGCTGCTCGCGGTGCTCGCGGTCTTCGCGACGAGCAACCTCCTCACGGCGCTCGCGCCCACCTTCGAGCTCGTCACCGCGACGCGCGTGCTCGGCGGCCTCGCGCACGGGCTGTTCTGGGCGGTCGTCGGCGCCTACTCGGCGCACCTGGTGCCGCCCGCGCTCATCGGCCGGGCGGTCGCGCTCACGGTCGGCGGCGGCAGCCTCGCGTTCGTGCTCGGCGTGCCCGTCGGCACCGCGGCCGGGCAGGCGTTCGGCTGGCGGGCGGCGTTCGCGGGGATCGGCGTGCTCACGCTCCTCGGCATCGTGCTGGTCTGGCGCTTCCTCCCGGCGGTCGGGCGGCCCGAGCGCGCGGCGCCGGTCGACGCGCCCTCGGGTGGTCGCGTCGGGATCCGGCAGCGCATGGCCGGGCAGGGCCTCGGCGGGGTGCTCCTCGTGTGCCTCACGGCGATGGTGATCATGATCGGCCACTACGGCTTCTACACGTACGTCGACCCGTTCGTCACGCGAGTGATGGGGATCCCCGAGCAGCAGCTCAGCGCCATGCTCTTCGGCTACGGCATCGCCGGTGCGGTCGGGCTCCTCGTCGCGGGCACCGTGTTCGCGAGCCGCCCGCAGCTGGGCGTGCTCGCGGGGCTCGCGGCGGCGGCGGCGGGCGTCAGCGCGCTCGCGTTCGTACCCGGCCTCTGGGCCGTGGCGATCCCCGGCTTCCTCCTCTGGGGCCTCGCGTTCGGCGCGATCCCGACCCTGCTGCAGACGCGCATGCTGCACGCCGCGCACCCGTCGTTCCGCGACACCGCGAGCTCCTTCTACACGACCGCGTTCAACGTCGGGATCGGCGGCGGAGCCCTCGTGGGCGGCGCGCTGCTCGACGGGCTCGGCATCGCGTCGCTGCCCGGGGCGTTCCTCGCGGTGATGGCGGTGGCGGTCGTGCTCGTCATCGGATCCGCGGGCCGCGCCGCCCGGGGTCGCGCGGCCGCCGCGCGCGCCGCCGCCTGA
- a CDS encoding metal-dependent transcriptional regulator yields the protein MSVDELSSAAQDYLKLIWSATEWTDQPMTVSRLADRLGIRPATASDGIRRLTAQGLVEHRPYGSIELTDDGRRHAIQMVRRHRLLETFLVEVLGYGWDEVHDEAEVLEHAVSDDFVARIDQHLGHPSRDPHGDPIPSADGEPHLPDATVLADAAADRPMRVRRISDEDPRLLRELAEHGIGLDATLVREAASGSPGAVRVTVDGSAARPLTPAAASAVWVSDAG from the coding sequence ATGTCCGTCGACGAGCTCTCCAGCGCCGCGCAGGACTACCTCAAGCTCATCTGGTCGGCGACCGAGTGGACCGACCAGCCGATGACCGTCAGCCGCCTGGCCGATCGGCTCGGGATCCGGCCCGCCACCGCGTCCGACGGGATCCGCCGCCTCACCGCGCAGGGCCTCGTGGAGCACCGGCCCTACGGCAGCATCGAGCTCACGGACGACGGGCGGCGCCACGCGATCCAGATGGTGCGGCGCCACCGGCTGCTCGAGACGTTCCTGGTGGAGGTGCTCGGCTACGGCTGGGACGAGGTGCACGACGAGGCCGAGGTGCTCGAGCACGCGGTGTCCGACGACTTCGTGGCGCGCATCGACCAGCACCTCGGGCACCCGTCCCGGGATCCGCACGGCGACCCCATCCCCTCGGCCGACGGCGAGCCGCACCTGCCCGACGCGACCGTGCTCGCGGACGCGGCCGCCGACCGGCCCATGCGCGTGCGGCGGATCTCCGACGAGGACCCGCGCCTGCTGCGCGAGCTCGCCGAGCACGGCATCGGGCTCGACGCGACGCTCGTGCGCGAGGCCGCATCCGGCTCTCCCGGCGCCGTGCGCGTGACGGTCGACGGATCCGCGGCGAGGCCGCTCACGCCCGCCGCCGCCTCCGCGGTCTGGGTCTCCGACGCCGGCTGA
- the purU gene encoding formyltetrahydrofolate deformylase: MTDQATPARAPHRVLVFSCDDRPGIVHAIAGAIVEAGGDITESQQFSSADTGRFFMRLQIQSAADDDRLADALAAVVERYDATWHLDEVGRPLRTLVLGSTAEHCVNDLLFRQRAGQLPVEIPLVLSNHGRLADLAGFYGVPFEHVPVSDDASKRAFEERVIRAVEEHDIELVVLARYMQILSPELCARLSGRIINIHHSFLPGFKGANPYKQAHARGVKLIGATAHFVTSDLDEGPIVEQNVVRVDHSRSARELMAIGQDEESRTLTQAVRWFAEHRVLLDGARTIIFR; encoded by the coding sequence ATGACCGATCAGGCCACCCCCGCGCGCGCGCCGCACCGCGTCCTCGTCTTCTCCTGCGACGACCGCCCGGGCATCGTGCACGCCATCGCGGGCGCGATCGTCGAGGCGGGCGGCGACATCACCGAGTCGCAGCAGTTCTCGAGCGCCGACACGGGACGCTTCTTCATGCGCCTGCAGATCCAGAGCGCGGCCGACGACGACCGGCTGGCCGACGCGCTGGCCGCGGTCGTCGAGCGGTACGACGCGACGTGGCACCTCGACGAGGTGGGCCGGCCGCTGCGCACGCTCGTGCTGGGATCCACCGCCGAGCACTGCGTGAACGACCTGCTGTTCCGGCAGCGCGCGGGCCAGCTGCCCGTCGAGATCCCGCTCGTGCTCAGCAACCACGGGAGGCTGGCCGACCTCGCGGGCTTCTACGGCGTGCCGTTCGAGCACGTGCCCGTCAGCGACGACGCGTCGAAGCGGGCGTTCGAGGAGCGCGTGATCCGCGCGGTCGAGGAGCACGACATCGAGCTGGTGGTGCTCGCGCGCTACATGCAGATCCTCTCGCCCGAGCTCTGCGCACGGCTCAGCGGCCGGATCATCAACATCCACCACTCCTTCCTGCCCGGCTTCAAGGGCGCGAACCCCTACAAGCAGGCGCACGCGCGCGGTGTCAAGCTCATCGGCGCGACCGCCCACTTCGTCACGAGCGACCTCGACGAGGGCCCGATCGTGGAGCAGAACGTCGTGCGGGTCGACCACTCGCGCAGCGCCCGCGAGCTCATGGCGATCGGCCAGGACGAGGAGTCGCGCACCCTCACGCAGGCCGTGCGCTGGTTCGCGGAGCACCGAGTGCTGCTCGACGGCGCGCGCACGATCATCTTCCGCTGA